A region from the Flavobacterium enshiense genome encodes:
- a CDS encoding ABC transporter ATP-binding protein codes for MIQATNLSKTYNGITVLNIENLEIKKGESFGLVGNNGAGKTTFFSLLLDLIQPSSGKITSNGIQINTSEAWKPFTAAFLDESFLIGYLTPEEYFYFIGELRGQNKADVDALLEKHEDFFNGEILKKKKYLRDLSKGNMKKVGIIATLIGNPEVIILDEPFANLDPTTQIRLKKIIKELAAMPDVTILVSSHDLQHTVEVSDRIVTLEKGKIVGDIQTSPETLKELEAFFAV; via the coding sequence ATGATACAAGCAACCAATTTATCAAAAACGTATAATGGAATTACCGTATTGAATATCGAAAATCTGGAAATTAAAAAAGGTGAGAGTTTTGGTTTGGTCGGGAACAACGGTGCCGGAAAAACCACTTTCTTCAGTTTGTTGTTGGATTTGATTCAGCCATCAAGCGGAAAAATTACCAGTAACGGCATTCAGATCAATACAAGTGAAGCATGGAAACCGTTCACGGCCGCTTTTTTAGACGAAAGTTTTCTTATCGGTTATCTGACCCCGGAAGAGTATTTTTATTTTATAGGTGAATTGCGCGGACAAAATAAAGCTGACGTGGATGCTTTGCTTGAAAAACATGAGGATTTTTTCAATGGTGAAATTCTGAAAAAGAAAAAATACCTGCGAGATCTTTCGAAAGGGAATATGAAAAAAGTGGGTATCATCGCCACATTGATCGGGAATCCGGAAGTGATTATTCTGGATGAACCTTTTGCTAATCTTGACCCGACCACACAAATTCGTTTAAAGAAAATTATCAAGGAACTGGCTGCCATGCCTGACGTTACCATTTTAGTTTCCAGTCACGATTTGCAGCATACGGTAGAAGTTTCAGATAGAATTGTAACGCTAGAGAAAGGAAAAATAGTTGGAGACATCCAGACCTCTCCGGAAACACTCAAAGAACTGGAAGCCTTTTTTGCAGTATAA
- a CDS encoding AtpZ/AtpI family protein yields MEDPQKKRPYNKWMALINIPFQMGIIIFAFAWLGTWLDEKYPNENDLYVKILTLVGVFIALYNVIRQVNDLNNSK; encoded by the coding sequence ATGGAAGATCCCCAAAAAAAAAGACCTTATAATAAGTGGATGGCATTAATTAACATTCCATTTCAAATGGGAATTATTATTTTTGCATTCGCCTGGCTGGGTACATGGCTTGATGAAAAATATCCCAACGAGAACGATTTGTATGTAAAAATCTTAACGCTTGTTGGTGTTTTTATCGCGCTGTATAATGTAATCCGACAAGTGAATGACTTAAATAACTCAAAATAA
- the upp gene encoding uracil phosphoribosyltransferase, producing MHIHYISEKNSILNHFLTQLRDVTIQKDSMRFRKNIERIGEIMAYELSKTLEYKDVAVQTPLGIKHTTTIAEPVVLCSILRAGLALHQGFMNFFDDAENGFVSAYRHHYDNDDKFEILVEYKAAPSFDGKNLILVDPMLATGQSLVAVLKKLHLEQNPKEVHIAVVIAAPEGIAYLKENLPSNCHLWVAALDEKLDEHNYIVPGLGDAGDLAYGNKL from the coding sequence ATGCACATCCATTATATTTCCGAAAAAAACAGTATTCTGAACCATTTTTTAACGCAGCTTCGTGACGTTACCATTCAGAAAGACAGCATGCGTTTTCGAAAAAACATCGAGCGCATTGGAGAAATAATGGCCTATGAACTTAGCAAGACCCTTGAATATAAAGATGTTGCCGTTCAGACGCCGCTGGGCATAAAACACACTACAACCATTGCCGAACCTGTGGTCTTGTGCTCTATTTTGAGAGCAGGCTTGGCTTTGCACCAAGGGTTTATGAACTTTTTTGACGATGCCGAAAACGGTTTTGTATCGGCGTACCGCCATCATTACGACAATGACGATAAGTTTGAAATACTTGTGGAATATAAGGCAGCACCATCATTTGACGGAAAGAACCTGATTTTAGTCGACCCGATGTTAGCCACAGGACAATCACTGGTTGCGGTTTTGAAGAAACTTCATCTGGAACAAAATCCTAAAGAAGTTCACATTGCAGTGGTTATTGCTGCTCCCGAAGGAATTGCGTATTTAAAAGAAAACCTTCCTTCCAACTGCCATTTGTGGGTGGCCGCTTTGGATGAAAAACTGGACGA
- a CDS encoding glycosyltransferase family 9 protein, producing MSKKQHIAVIRLSAMGDVAMTVPVLRALVLQHPEITVTVVSRPFFKPFFDGIPNVSFFAVDLNKRHKGLPGLLRLYSDLRELKVDAVADLHNVLRSKVVRNLFMLSGKKVAATDKGRADKKALTRFKDKIFSPVKPMVERHADTFEQLGFKIDLSHPQFPPKSVLSDEIVSVIGNRDKKWVGIAPFAQYESKVYPVDLMQQLIDGLAKEANLNVLLFGGGEKEIQLLTKLKGNHSNVTVLAGKLKFKQELEVISNLDLMLSMDSGNAHIAAMLGVKVITLWGATHPYSGFKPFNQPDDFCLTSDREKYPLLPTSVYGNKKVEGYEDAMRSISPETVLAKIKKEL from the coding sequence ATGTCTAAAAAACAACATATTGCTGTAATAAGGCTCTCAGCCATGGGTGATGTCGCAATGACGGTTCCTGTGTTGAGAGCCTTAGTTTTGCAACACCCTGAGATTACAGTGACCGTGGTTTCCAGACCTTTTTTCAAGCCTTTTTTTGACGGAATTCCGAATGTCAGTTTCTTTGCCGTCGATTTGAATAAACGCCACAAAGGACTTCCGGGTTTGCTGCGGTTGTATTCCGATTTACGTGAATTGAAGGTTGACGCCGTAGCCGATCTGCATAACGTACTGCGTTCTAAAGTAGTTCGCAACCTTTTTATGCTGAGCGGAAAAAAAGTTGCGGCGACTGATAAAGGCCGCGCCGATAAAAAAGCACTGACCCGCTTCAAAGACAAAATTTTTTCCCCGGTCAAGCCGATGGTCGAACGCCATGCTGATACGTTTGAACAATTGGGTTTTAAGATTGATTTGTCGCATCCGCAGTTTCCGCCAAAATCCGTTTTGTCTGATGAAATCGTTTCGGTTATCGGAAATAGAGATAAAAAATGGGTGGGAATCGCTCCTTTTGCCCAATATGAAAGCAAAGTCTATCCCGTCGATTTAATGCAGCAGCTAATTGACGGATTGGCCAAAGAAGCCAACCTGAACGTACTGTTGTTCGGGGGAGGAGAGAAGGAAATTCAACTGTTAACGAAATTGAAGGGCAATCATTCTAACGTAACTGTTCTGGCGGGAAAACTGAAATTCAAACAAGAATTGGAAGTGATTTCCAATTTGGATTTAATGCTTTCAATGGATTCAGGAAATGCACACATTGCTGCCATGCTGGGCGTAAAAGTGATTACGCTTTGGGGTGCCACGCATCCTTATTCAGGATTCAAACCCTTTAATCAGCCAGATGATTTCTGTCTTACTTCCGACAGGGAAAAATACCCGCTCCTGCCAACATCCGTTTACGGAAACAAAAAAGTGGAAGGCTACGAAGATGCTATGAGGAGTATATCACCGGAAACGGTTTTAGCCAAAATAAAAAAGGAGCTTTAG
- a CDS encoding PadR family transcriptional regulator, protein MKNSQLYKGSLNTIIMKLLEEKGRMYGYEITQKVKEITKGELRITEGALYPALHKLEAEGFLEVEVEKVDNRLRKYYKLTESGQTETVNRLSELEEFIRNMQALVNPKLSY, encoded by the coding sequence ATGAAAAATTCGCAGTTGTATAAAGGCAGCCTGAATACCATAATCATGAAGCTTCTGGAAGAAAAAGGGCGCATGTATGGGTATGAGATTACACAGAAAGTGAAGGAAATAACCAAAGGAGAACTCAGAATAACGGAAGGGGCTCTTTATCCGGCACTTCATAAGTTGGAAGCAGAAGGCTTTTTGGAGGTCGAGGTGGAAAAAGTTGACAACAGGCTTCGCAAATATTATAAGCTTACCGAAAGCGGCCAAACGGAAACCGTTAATCGATTATCGGAACTGGAAGAATTTATCCGGAACATGCAGGCATTAGTAAATCCTAAATTAAGTTATTAA
- a CDS encoding bactofilin family protein, with product MFDKPQKSYTDLLGKTNRIVEGTTIEGNIVSQADFRLDGHLKGNFSSAGRLVIGPSGSVTGDVICRTADIEGKFDGKIDVTEMLNIRSKAVIKGEAIVGKLSVEPGADFSASCVMRNALKNQ from the coding sequence ATGTTCGACAAACCGCAAAAATCATATACGGATTTATTGGGTAAAACCAATAGAATAGTTGAAGGGACAACCATTGAAGGAAATATCGTTTCCCAGGCTGATTTTCGTCTGGACGGACATCTGAAGGGGAACTTTTCCTCGGCGGGACGTTTGGTTATTGGTCCGTCCGGGAGTGTTACCGGGGATGTTATTTGCAGAACGGCAGATATAGAAGGAAAGTTTGACGGAAAAATTGATGTTACTGAAATGTTGAACATCCGTTCTAAGGCTGTCATTAAAGGGGAAGCGATAGTCGGAAAACTTTCGGTGGAACCCGGTGCCGACTTCAGTGCTTCGTGTGTAATGCGAAATGCCCTAAAAAATCAGTAA
- a CDS encoding DUF4254 domain-containing protein codes for MFAEFAFPIFEQSIKDYHVIDDVYQPTLNPYEKGSLEHLLYAKNWVDTVQWHYEDIVRDPNIDPVAALDLKRKIDASNQVRTDMVEYIDSYFLQKYKDVQVKPEARINTESPAWAIDRLSILALKIYHMNEEATRAEATEEHRAKCQEKLNVLLDQKNDMFTSISQLIEDIEKGDKYMKVYKQMKMYNDEELNPVLYQNKK; via the coding sequence ATGTTTGCTGAATTTGCATTTCCTATTTTTGAACAAAGTATCAAGGATTATCATGTCATTGACGATGTGTATCAACCAACATTAAATCCTTATGAAAAAGGCTCGTTAGAGCATTTATTGTACGCTAAAAACTGGGTGGATACCGTTCAGTGGCATTACGAAGATATCGTTCGTGACCCGAATATCGATCCGGTAGCCGCATTGGATTTAAAACGCAAAATTGATGCGTCCAATCAGGTTCGTACCGATATGGTGGAATACATCGACAGTTATTTTCTTCAGAAATACAAAGACGTTCAGGTAAAACCGGAGGCAAGAATTAATACAGAAAGTCCGGCTTGGGCTATCGATCGTTTGTCGATTCTGGCTTTGAAAATTTACCACATGAACGAAGAGGCGACTCGTGCAGAAGCTACTGAGGAGCACCGTGCTAAATGCCAGGAGAAACTGAATGTGCTTTTGGATCAGAAAAACGACATGTTTACATCTATCAGCCAGTTGATCGAGGATATCGAAAAAGGCGACAAGTACATGAAAGTGTACAAGCAAATGAAAATGTACAACGACGAGGAATTGAATCCGGTATTGTATCAGAATAAAAAATAG
- a CDS encoding ferredoxin--NADP reductase, with amino-acid sequence MSTFYKLVIKEVYRETPSAVSVSFNVPEELKSNYTFIAGQYVTLKLTLDGTEIRRAYSLCSSPNSGDLRVTVKEVADGVFSSFANNRLKQGDVIEVGSPEGKFTFEPKADAQKNYAAFAAGSGITPIMSIIKSVLENEPKSTFVLTYGNKNPEQTIFYDQLHDLQLKYVGRLFVQFVYTKVNVEDALFGRVDKSVVNFVLNNKHAEKEFSKFYLCGPEDMIANVSNTLKENNVPEKNIKFELFSTSTTETKIENTLGGHTKITIMVDDEETTFEMAQKQTLLEAALKQGIDAPYSCQGGICSSCLARITKGAAEMKKNSILTDAEIEEGLILTCQAHPTTDEIYIDFDDV; translated from the coding sequence ATGTCGACATTTTATAAACTAGTGATAAAAGAAGTTTACCGAGAAACGCCAAGTGCGGTCTCTGTTTCCTTCAATGTTCCTGAAGAATTAAAATCAAACTATACCTTTATAGCAGGGCAGTACGTTACTTTAAAATTAACGCTAGACGGAACTGAAATACGAAGAGCTTATTCTTTGTGTTCTTCTCCGAACAGTGGCGATTTACGTGTTACCGTTAAAGAGGTTGCCGACGGTGTTTTTTCATCATTTGCTAACAACCGTCTAAAACAAGGCGACGTAATCGAAGTGGGTTCGCCGGAAGGGAAATTCACCTTTGAACCTAAAGCCGATGCCCAGAAAAATTATGCTGCTTTTGCGGCAGGAAGCGGTATTACTCCGATCATGTCCATCATAAAATCGGTACTGGAAAATGAACCAAAAAGTACGTTTGTGCTGACTTACGGTAATAAAAATCCGGAACAAACTATTTTTTACGATCAGCTTCACGATTTGCAGTTAAAATATGTGGGTCGTCTTTTCGTTCAGTTTGTATACACTAAAGTCAATGTTGAAGATGCTTTGTTTGGGAGGGTTGATAAGTCAGTGGTGAATTTTGTACTGAATAACAAACATGCCGAAAAGGAGTTTTCGAAATTTTATTTGTGTGGTCCCGAAGACATGATTGCCAATGTGAGCAATACCCTGAAGGAAAACAATGTACCCGAGAAAAACATCAAATTTGAATTATTCTCCACTTCAACTACCGAAACCAAAATTGAGAATACGTTAGGAGGGCACACCAAGATTACCATAATGGTCGATGACGAGGAAACCACCTTCGAAATGGCGCAGAAGCAAACCCTTTTGGAAGCAGCATTAAAACAAGGAATTGATGCACCGTACTCTTGTCAGGGCGGAATCTGCAGCAGTTGTTTAGCAAGAATAACAAAAGGTGCGGCAGAAATGAAGAAAAACTCTATTCTGACCGATGCGGAAATCGAAGAAGGATTGATTTTAACCTGTCAGGCCCATCCGACCACCGATGAAATTTATATCGATTTTGACGATGTATAA
- a CDS encoding gliding motility protein has translation MKDKKLKYLFAVSFLALLIACSTKKNTWLSRNSHALSAKDNILYNGYLAFDKGVEDVKATYKDNFWDILPVERMQEKTEAILPGESKNPNFIRAEEKATKAIQKHSMYIDGSEKNPQMDEAHLLLGKARYYDNRFIPALDAFNYILYKYSNSDKIYEAKIWREKTNIRLENDAQAIKNLKLLLKGSKLQDQLHADANAILAQAYMNTNVKDTAIAKLKIARDLTKHKEERARYNFILGQLYESLNYPDSAYAAFQEVIDMKRKSPRRYVIWAHAKQAQQFDYKSGDTLAFSEKYDDLLKDRENRPYLDVINHQKGMFYDKLGKNREAKKHYNNSLRSVSQDNYLVASNYRNLAAIYFEEAKYRMAGQYYDSTLLRLDERSREHYSVKKKRENLADVIKYEDIITNNDSILKVVAMSENERRNFYEAYISKLKIEDEKKALEAAKRAEEGQRQNQVNPQSMIQGGDNQEGLKGGKKLPVSSEPMPMQPPTMQPPTGQPPVAMGNQSSFYFYNPNTVAFGKGEFRKKWGNRTLKDNWRWASAEESTDVNEENDTLAQEVAKADEIPVIKVEKPQYSVDFYTSQLPSDQKVLDSLVKDRNFAYFQLGNIYKEKFKEYELAASRLETLLTKNPEERLVLPAKYNLYKIYEIINPSKAEAMKNDIIANYPSSHYAQILSNSAVGQITDTPEVAYGNLFKKYEQGLYQEALIEADRMIQNFAGDSMAAKFELLRARIIARLEGLDQYKNELISIAKNYPTIEEGKEADALVKNDIPKLEQMQLGKGTPVSWKIVYEIPYPNAGDAKVKALTDKLAAFIKDRNSTKIVMSNDVYLKDKSFIVIHGFASKDGAESTVSVLRDFKGYKVKEPAFVISNEDYKVVQIKKNLSEYLATIK, from the coding sequence TTGAAAGACAAAAAGTTAAAATATCTGTTTGCGGTTTCATTTTTGGCATTGCTGATAGCGTGCTCTACAAAAAAGAATACATGGCTCAGCCGAAATTCCCATGCTCTTTCCGCCAAAGATAATATTTTATACAATGGGTATTTAGCCTTTGATAAGGGAGTGGAGGATGTGAAAGCAACCTACAAGGATAATTTTTGGGACATTCTTCCGGTAGAACGTATGCAGGAAAAGACCGAGGCAATACTTCCGGGTGAAAGTAAAAATCCCAACTTTATAAGAGCGGAGGAGAAGGCAACAAAAGCCATCCAGAAACATTCCATGTATATTGACGGAAGCGAAAAGAATCCGCAGATGGACGAGGCGCATTTGCTTTTAGGAAAAGCGCGTTATTATGACAATCGTTTTATTCCGGCGCTGGATGCCTTCAACTATATATTGTATAAGTATTCCAATAGCGATAAGATTTACGAAGCTAAAATCTGGAGGGAAAAAACCAACATCCGTCTCGAAAATGATGCTCAGGCCATCAAGAACTTAAAATTACTTCTTAAGGGTAGCAAACTGCAAGATCAGCTGCATGCCGATGCTAATGCTATTCTGGCGCAGGCTTACATGAACACCAACGTTAAGGACACCGCAATAGCCAAACTAAAAATTGCCCGCGACCTGACTAAACATAAAGAAGAAAGAGCCCGTTATAATTTTATTCTGGGACAATTGTATGAGAGCCTGAATTATCCCGACAGTGCCTATGCTGCTTTTCAGGAAGTAATCGATATGAAGCGTAAATCACCACGACGTTACGTAATATGGGCGCATGCCAAACAAGCGCAACAGTTTGATTACAAAAGCGGAGACACGCTTGCTTTTTCTGAAAAGTATGATGATTTGCTTAAAGACAGAGAGAACAGACCTTATCTTGACGTGATCAATCATCAAAAAGGAATGTTTTATGACAAGTTGGGAAAAAACCGAGAAGCCAAAAAACATTATAATAATTCGTTACGCTCCGTATCTCAGGATAATTACCTGGTGGCTTCCAATTACCGCAATCTGGCTGCAATTTATTTTGAGGAAGCAAAATACAGAATGGCCGGTCAGTATTATGACAGTACATTGCTTCGTCTGGACGAGAGATCAAGAGAGCATTACAGTGTTAAGAAGAAAAGAGAAAATCTTGCCGATGTAATAAAGTACGAAGATATCATTACTAATAACGACAGTATTCTTAAAGTCGTTGCCATGAGCGAAAATGAGAGAAGAAATTTCTACGAAGCCTACATTTCTAAACTAAAGATCGAAGACGAGAAGAAAGCATTAGAAGCCGCTAAAAGAGCGGAAGAAGGACAAAGACAAAATCAGGTAAACCCTCAAAGCATGATTCAGGGTGGCGATAATCAAGAGGGATTAAAAGGAGGTAAAAAGCTTCCGGTGTCCAGCGAACCAATGCCGATGCAGCCGCCAACCATGCAGCCGCCAACCGGCCAACCTCCTGTTGCGATGGGGAACCAGTCTAGTTTTTATTTCTATAATCCAAATACGGTAGCTTTTGGAAAAGGTGAATTCCGAAAAAAATGGGGTAACCGAACTTTAAAGGATAATTGGCGTTGGGCTTCAGCTGAAGAATCGACTGATGTTAATGAAGAAAACGATACACTTGCCCAAGAGGTGGCTAAAGCGGATGAAATTCCTGTAATTAAAGTCGAAAAACCGCAATATTCGGTCGATTTTTATACCAGTCAGCTGCCAAGTGATCAGAAAGTATTGGACAGTTTGGTTAAAGACCGAAATTTTGCCTATTTCCAGTTGGGCAATATTTATAAGGAGAAGTTCAAAGAATACGAATTGGCCGCTTCAAGACTGGAAACGCTTTTAACGAAGAATCCGGAAGAACGGTTGGTATTGCCCGCAAAATATAATCTGTATAAAATATATGAAATCATCAATCCGTCTAAGGCGGAAGCGATGAAAAACGACATTATTGCGAATTATCCAAGCAGTCATTATGCACAGATTTTATCCAATTCAGCGGTTGGTCAAATTACCGATACCCCAGAAGTTGCATATGGCAACTTGTTTAAGAAATATGAGCAGGGACTTTATCAGGAGGCGTTGATCGAAGCGGATCGGATGATTCAGAATTTTGCAGGAGATTCGATGGCAGCAAAATTTGAATTGTTGCGTGCGCGTATCATTGCCCGATTGGAAGGCCTTGATCAGTATAAAAATGAATTAATAAGTATAGCCAAAAATTATCCGACCATCGAAGAAGGCAAAGAGGCTGATGCTTTGGTGAAAAACGACATTCCGAAACTGGAACAGATGCAATTAGGTAAAGGAACGCCGGTTAGCTGGAAAATCGTATACGAAATTCCGTATCCGAATGCCGGCGATGCAAAAGTTAAAGCCTTAACCGATAAATTGGCTGCATTTATTAAGGATAGAAATAGTACGAAAATCGTAATGTCAAACGATGTTTATCTGAAGGATAAGAGTTTTATTGTGATTCATGGTTTTGCAAGCAAAGATGGAGCTGAATCGACTGTATCAGTATTAAGAGACTTCAAAGGATACAAGGTGAAGGAACCTGCTTTTGTAATTTCGAATGAAGATTATAAGGTAGTTCAAATCAAGAAGAACCTTTCAGAATATTTGGCAACAATTAAATAG
- a CDS encoding DUF5687 family protein → MFKHFITLEWKSFLRSASLSTNLVLKIVMILGAVYFGSCFLILGAASYYLLQDYGLPPLETVNKYLIYYFFFDLVIRFFMQKTPVMNIKPLLYINIKRKSIVNFALGKTMLSFFNLIHGFFFIPFSIVLLREGFDFLGVVSWLVTMFTMVMLNNFINILIDKKDSVFYAALVFFAGLGILQFYSVFDVTQYTAQFFNGIYETKWMMILPLILFSGVYVVTFIFFRKNLYLDQGLSVKEDIAKTEELIWLNQFGTLGTFLKNDIKLLKRNKRSRTTVFMSVIFIFYGLLFYSGGIEAYQNPMMQVFAGIFVSGGFLFTFGQFVPSWDSSYYPLMMSQNVQYKDYLNSKWCLIVIATVISTLLASFYLYFGWQTYLLIVVGAIYNIGVNAHLVLLGGAYVKTPIDLASAKGAFGNRQGFNVRTLLISIPKLLLPMALYAVGKAFFGFEIGLLFVALAGIIGFAFRNKMFRIIENVYKKEKYKTIAAYTQND, encoded by the coding sequence ATGTTCAAACATTTTATCACACTGGAATGGAAATCGTTTTTGCGATCTGCTTCCCTTTCCACCAATCTCGTTCTTAAAATTGTAATGATTTTAGGGGCTGTCTATTTCGGAAGTTGCTTTCTGATTCTTGGTGCGGCTTCCTATTATTTGCTGCAGGATTATGGTTTGCCTCCATTGGAAACCGTCAATAAATACCTGATTTATTATTTCTTTTTTGATTTGGTCATCCGGTTCTTTATGCAGAAAACGCCTGTCATGAATATTAAACCGCTTTTATACATCAATATCAAGAGGAAAAGCATCGTGAATTTTGCTTTGGGAAAAACAATGTTGTCGTTTTTTAACCTCATTCATGGTTTCTTTTTCATCCCTTTTTCTATTGTTCTTTTGAGGGAAGGGTTTGATTTTTTAGGTGTGGTGTCCTGGTTGGTGACCATGTTTACGATGGTTATGCTGAATAATTTCATAAATATCCTGATTGATAAAAAAGACAGTGTTTTTTATGCGGCTCTTGTCTTTTTTGCAGGCTTGGGAATCTTACAGTTTTACAGTGTTTTCGATGTTACACAATATACTGCTCAGTTTTTCAATGGGATTTATGAAACGAAATGGATGATGATCTTACCATTGATCCTTTTTTCAGGAGTGTATGTCGTCACCTTTATTTTCTTCCGAAAAAATCTGTATCTCGACCAGGGACTTTCCGTAAAAGAAGATATCGCGAAAACCGAAGAGTTAATCTGGCTGAATCAGTTTGGGACTTTGGGGACGTTCCTTAAAAATGACATTAAACTTTTAAAAAGAAACAAACGATCCCGAACCACGGTTTTTATGAGTGTTATTTTTATTTTCTACGGATTGTTGTTTTACAGCGGTGGTATTGAAGCGTATCAAAATCCGATGATGCAGGTTTTTGCGGGTATTTTTGTTTCGGGAGGTTTCCTTTTTACCTTCGGACAATTTGTGCCGAGTTGGGACAGCTCTTACTATCCGTTAATGATGAGCCAAAACGTTCAATATAAGGACTATCTGAATTCAAAATGGTGTCTGATTGTGATTGCTACGGTCATTTCAACCCTTTTGGCTTCTTTTTATCTGTATTTCGGTTGGCAAACTTATTTACTGATTGTGGTAGGAGCGATCTATAACATTGGCGTAAATGCGCATTTGGTACTTTTAGGAGGGGCATATGTAAAAACACCAATTGATTTGGCTTCAGCTAAAGGTGCTTTTGGTAACCGGCAGGGATTCAATGTGAGGACACTCCTGATTTCCATCCCGAAATTACTTCTGCCAATGGCATTGTACGCAGTTGGAAAGGCCTTTTTCGGTTTTGAAATCGGATTGCTTTTTGTGGCATTAGCGGGCATCATCGGATTTGCTTTTCGCAACAAAATGTTCCGAATCATCGAAAATGTCTACAAAAAGGAAAAATACAAAACGATTGCGGCTTATACTCAAAATGACTAA